A window of Hevea brasiliensis isolate MT/VB/25A 57/8 chromosome 14, ASM3005281v1, whole genome shotgun sequence contains these coding sequences:
- the LOC110632369 gene encoding autophagy-related protein 18c, translating to MTSTVSTSRGFIPPTRHSSFESSSIIGPGSLGQPELDSDEAELLSVSWNQDYGCFATGTNRGFRIYNCEPFKETFRRDLKNGGFKIVEMLFRCNILALVGSDSNSQYPPNKVLIWDDHQSRCIGEFSFRSEVRAVKLRRDRIVVVLEHKIYVYSFMDLKLLHQIETLTNPRGLCCLSHHSNTSVLACPGLQRGQVRVEHFGLNVMKLINAHDSHLACITLTMDGLLLATASTRGTLIRIFNTMDGTRLQEVRRGVDRAEIYGIALSRNVQWLAVSSDKGTVHIFSLRVRVAGEDSSCHSSPIQGPALLNQNSSTSLDALISPSTSANPGSSLSFMRGVLPKYFSSEWSFAQFHLPEDTQFIAAFGSQNTVIIVGMDGSFYRCSFDLVHGGEMLQQEYARFLKTESRPR from the exons ATGACTTCAACTGTTTCAACTTCTCGAGGATTTATTCCACCAACAAGGCATAGCTCCTTTGAATCCTCAAGTATCATTGGTCCTGGATCTTTAGGTCAGCCTGAGCTAGATAGTGATGAAGCAGAGTTGCTCTCTGTATCCTGGAACCAGGATTATGGTTGCTTTGCTACTGGCACAAACCGGGGGTTTCGTATATATAACTGTGAGCCCTTTAAGGAAACTTTCAGACGTGATCTGAAAAATGGGGGATTCAAAATTGTTGAGATGCTGTTCAGGTGCAATATTTTGGCACTTGTTGGCAGTGATTCTAATTCCCAGTATCCTCCAAACAAAGTTTTAATCTGGGATGATCATCAGAGCCGGTGCATTGGTGAATTTTCATTTAGGTCTGAGGTTCGTGCAGTGAAATTAAGACGGGATCGAATTGTTGTTGTTCTTGAGCACAAAATTTATGTTTATAGTTTCATGGATCTAAAACTTCTTCATCAGATTGAGACTCTGACAAATCCCAGGGGACTGTGCTGCCTTTCTCACCATTCAAATACATCTGTTTTAGCTTGCCCAGGTCTTCAACGAGGCCAGGTTCGAGTTGAACACTTTGGGCTGAATGTCATGAAGTTGATTAATGCTCATGATTCTCATCTTGCATGCATCACCTTGACAATGGATGGCCTGCTTCTTGCAACTGCTAGTACAAGGGGCACCTTGATAAGAATCTTCAATACAATGGATGGGACTCGCTTGCAAGAG GTGCGAAGAGGAGTCGACAGAGCAGAAATTTATGGCATTGCACTCTCTCGGAATGTTCAGTGGTTGGCTGTGTCAAGTGACAAAGGTACTGTTCATATTTTCAGTCTTAGAGTTCGTGTGGCTGGGGAGGACTCTTCCTGTCACTCAAGTCCTATTCAGGGTCCAGCATTGTTAAACCAGAATTCATCAACTTCCCTTGATGCCCTTATCTCTCCAAGCACTAGTGCTAACCCTGGTTCATCCTTGTCTTTTATGAGAG GGGTATTACCAAAGTATTTTAGCTCTGAGTGGTCATTTGCTCAGTTCCACTTACCAGAAGACACCCAATTCATTGCAGCATTTGGATCCCAGAATACTGTTATTATTGTTGGCATGGATGGAAG TTTCTACAGGTGCAGCTTTGATCTGGTTCATGGAGGAGAGATGTTGCAGCAGGAATATGCACGCTTCCTGAAAACAGAGAGCAGGCCTAGATAA